Proteins encoded within one genomic window of Citricoccus muralis:
- a CDS encoding SOS response-associated peptidase: MCGRFVMARAVGDLVAQAGAVPPEADFELRESYNVAPTADVAVVLERLVEETPQRELHRARWGLLPGWAKDPSFSSRTFNARSETVVTKPSFRSAVRARRCAVPVDGYYEWLKPTKGSGSQRKRPFYVHPEDDSVMFFAGLYEWWKDPEAEAAGEPAWVLSTTILTGASPDDAEHDGVLGELGRLHDRLPLPMGPEMMEAWLNPEKLDSADEAEALVQRVREQAFAVAGGWRLDEVGPAVGNVRNNGPELLEPVAGGPQESLLP; the protein is encoded by the coding sequence ATGTGTGGACGGTTTGTGATGGCGAGAGCGGTGGGCGACCTGGTGGCGCAGGCTGGTGCCGTGCCCCCGGAAGCGGATTTCGAACTGCGGGAGAGCTACAACGTGGCACCGACCGCGGATGTGGCCGTGGTGCTGGAACGCCTGGTGGAGGAGACCCCGCAGCGTGAGTTGCACCGGGCTCGCTGGGGATTGTTGCCCGGATGGGCGAAAGATCCGTCGTTCTCCTCGCGGACCTTTAATGCCCGTTCCGAGACGGTGGTGACCAAGCCGAGCTTCCGTTCCGCGGTGCGGGCCCGGCGGTGTGCGGTGCCCGTGGATGGCTATTACGAATGGCTGAAACCAACGAAGGGCTCGGGAAGCCAGCGGAAGCGACCTTTTTATGTGCACCCGGAAGACGACTCCGTGATGTTCTTCGCCGGACTGTATGAATGGTGGAAGGACCCGGAAGCGGAAGCAGCGGGGGAGCCCGCCTGGGTGTTGTCGACGACGATCCTCACCGGGGCCTCCCCGGACGACGCTGAACACGACGGCGTACTGGGGGAGCTGGGGCGGCTGCATGACCGGCTGCCGCTGCCGATGGGACCGGAGATGATGGAGGCGTGGCTGAACCCGGAGAAGCTGGATTCGGCGGACGAAGCCGAGGCACTGGTGCAGCGGGTGCGTGAGCAGGCATTTGCGGTGGCTGGTGGTTGGCGGCTGGACGAGGTGGGTCCGGCGGTGGGCAATGTGCGCAACAACGGTCCCGAATTGCTGGAACCGGTGGCTGGCGGCCCCCAGGAGTCGCTGCTGCCGTGA
- a CDS encoding arsenic resistance protein, whose product MSSLSAAGSMSAPSSAERHQVWWYLGAVMLGLAVGLLAPGVGPFVEVLVWPVLAMLLLVVFFLTPWSQLPGVLARPRFLLAALAGNAVVMPLIAVALVHLGPEDPVLRFGLLLVLVAPCTDWFMTFTHVSGGDTAAASALIPVNLMAQLVLIPVYLWLFAPEIPGSGEANPATGVLAGAAVLILGSMLLGATAAWWAQRRPALARVRAHAEVAPVPLLAVVLFLVAASQARIVLDAAGSLPGIAAVALGYLVLAVLVAWVLARLTRVPREQGITLTMTLATRNSFVVLPVALALPAGAEVAAVAVVFQSLVELLGILVLLWVLPRWVFPRRVSSTASA is encoded by the coding sequence GTGAGTTCGCTGAGCGCCGCAGGCTCGATGAGCGCACCGTCGTCGGCCGAGCGTCACCAGGTGTGGTGGTATCTCGGCGCGGTAATGCTAGGACTGGCGGTTGGTCTGCTGGCACCGGGCGTCGGACCGTTCGTTGAGGTGCTGGTGTGGCCGGTCCTGGCGATGCTGCTACTCGTGGTGTTCTTCTTGACCCCGTGGTCGCAGCTCCCCGGTGTGCTGGCCCGGCCGCGCTTTCTGCTGGCCGCGCTGGCGGGCAATGCAGTCGTGATGCCGCTGATCGCCGTGGCGCTGGTGCACCTGGGGCCGGAGGATCCGGTGCTGCGCTTCGGTTTGCTGTTGGTGCTGGTGGCGCCGTGCACCGACTGGTTCATGACCTTCACCCATGTCAGCGGCGGTGACACTGCGGCCGCTTCGGCGCTGATCCCGGTGAACCTGATGGCGCAATTGGTGCTGATCCCGGTGTATCTGTGGCTGTTTGCCCCGGAGATTCCAGGTAGCGGTGAAGCGAATCCGGCGACGGGCGTCCTGGCTGGGGCTGCCGTGCTGATTCTGGGGTCGATGCTGTTGGGCGCGACTGCGGCCTGGTGGGCCCAGCGCCGCCCGGCGCTGGCCCGGGTGCGCGCCCACGCGGAAGTGGCCCCGGTGCCGTTGTTGGCCGTCGTGTTGTTCCTGGTGGCGGCGTCGCAGGCACGGATCGTGCTGGATGCGGCCGGGAGCCTCCCCGGGATCGCGGCGGTGGCGCTGGGCTACCTGGTGCTGGCTGTGCTGGTGGCCTGGGTGCTCGCGCGACTGACGCGGGTGCCTCGGGAGCAGGGGATCACCCTGACGATGACCCTGGCCACCCGCAACTCCTTCGTGGTGCTGCCGGTGGCCCTGGCGCTACCGGCAGGGGCCGAGGTAGCAGCCGTGGCGGTGGTGTTCCAGTCTCTGGTGGAGCTACTCGGGATTCTGGTGCTGCTGTGGGTGCTGCCCCGGTGGGTGTTCCCCCGTCGCGTCTCGTCCACGGCTTCAGCCTAG
- a CDS encoding alpha/beta hydrolase family protein, with amino-acid sequence MSEPRETTDTPDTSTAPDAITTLLDAARITAVLPGPHGRILATVQQLNGKGTDYVTQLHELTADEMASPGTSVQLTRSDESVSAVSPLTTEDSDGRVYFLSSRPAAETDPNATEHSPGASLWVLPGRGEAQRLLTRPWGFNDLRASERHLVTTFRVHSQAENDSQHAELVEQRTTASVSGILHTTYPSRYWDHDLPAGRTVLGVAELPATADQAPEFRWVALPQGRLLDWDLSRDGSFVVATLQQNTAASVDATVAVRIDLPSGETTELIRSTPETSVSTGQISPDGTRVVLHRHQRWTPQQNLQASTHLFSLDKQNAQNETWLWPELDRWVDPIWVTNRQLAATSDDLGAGAIWYGADDDAAPQRMTPQVDTYTDTPNTLVTARHYSGLTTLPRTDATLDDTNTTPIRLYALADAITQAPEPIVLTLATDTAEILPLAHPGTPLRSPGQLRSVTATAEDGTELRAWLVTPEGPGPHPLAVLVHGGPWGSWNAWTYRWNPGAFVEAGYAVLLPDPAISTGYGQSMIDRGQQQLGGTPYTDILALTDVALLRPEIDESRTALAGGSYGGYMANWMAGHTEDRFRCIVTHASLWDTTSMGRTTDNAEWDRAMAEQSAEFSPHLYAEQIQVPLLVIHGNQDHRVPIGQALELWHALHTRTPQLLDDDGATVHRYLYYPDEGHWILKRGNAESWYRTVLDFLDVHVRGETSTPPATLG; translated from the coding sequence ATGAGCGAACCGCGTGAGACGACAGACACCCCAGATACCTCAACCGCCCCCGATGCCATCACCACCCTGCTCGACGCCGCCCGCATCACCGCGGTGTTGCCCGGGCCTCACGGCCGGATTCTGGCCACCGTCCAACAACTCAATGGCAAGGGCACCGACTATGTGACCCAGCTCCACGAGCTCACCGCCGACGAAATGGCGTCTCCGGGGACCAGCGTGCAACTGACCCGCTCCGATGAATCCGTCTCTGCGGTCTCCCCCCTCACCACCGAGGATTCCGACGGGCGCGTCTACTTCCTCTCGTCCCGCCCCGCTGCAGAGACCGATCCGAACGCCACCGAGCACTCCCCCGGCGCATCTCTCTGGGTGTTGCCCGGCCGCGGCGAGGCACAGCGTCTGCTCACCCGCCCCTGGGGATTCAACGACCTCCGCGCCTCCGAGCGCCATCTCGTCACCACGTTCCGCGTGCACAGTCAGGCCGAGAACGATTCCCAGCACGCCGAGCTGGTGGAACAGCGCACCACGGCCTCGGTCAGCGGCATCCTGCACACCACCTACCCCTCGCGCTACTGGGATCATGATCTGCCCGCCGGACGCACCGTCTTGGGAGTAGCCGAGCTACCCGCCACCGCGGACCAGGCACCCGAATTCCGGTGGGTCGCGCTACCACAGGGCCGGCTGCTGGACTGGGACCTCAGCCGCGATGGCTCGTTCGTCGTCGCTACCCTGCAGCAGAACACCGCTGCCAGTGTGGATGCGACCGTGGCTGTGCGCATCGACCTACCCTCAGGGGAGACCACCGAGCTGATCCGTTCCACCCCCGAGACCTCCGTCAGCACCGGGCAGATCAGTCCGGACGGCACCCGCGTGGTGCTGCACCGTCACCAGCGCTGGACGCCGCAGCAGAACCTGCAGGCCAGCACCCATCTGTTCTCCCTCGACAAGCAGAACGCGCAGAACGAGACCTGGCTGTGGCCCGAGCTCGACCGCTGGGTCGACCCCATCTGGGTCACCAACCGGCAGCTGGCCGCCACCAGCGATGATCTGGGAGCCGGGGCCATCTGGTACGGCGCCGACGACGATGCTGCGCCGCAGCGGATGACTCCTCAGGTCGACACCTACACCGACACCCCCAACACGTTAGTGACCGCCCGGCATTACTCCGGACTGACCACCCTGCCGCGCACGGATGCGACGCTCGACGACACCAACACCACCCCCATCCGCCTGTATGCCCTGGCCGATGCCATCACGCAGGCCCCGGAGCCAATCGTGCTCACACTAGCGACCGACACCGCCGAGATCCTGCCGCTGGCCCACCCCGGAACCCCGCTGCGCTCCCCCGGTCAGTTGCGTTCCGTCACCGCCACTGCCGAAGACGGCACCGAACTGCGTGCCTGGCTGGTCACCCCCGAGGGCCCCGGCCCGCACCCACTCGCGGTGCTGGTGCACGGTGGACCCTGGGGCTCCTGGAACGCCTGGACCTACCGCTGGAACCCGGGCGCCTTCGTCGAGGCCGGCTACGCGGTGCTGCTGCCGGACCCGGCGATCTCCACCGGCTACGGCCAGTCAATGATCGACCGCGGCCAGCAGCAACTCGGTGGCACCCCCTACACCGACATTCTGGCCCTCACCGACGTTGCTCTCCTCCGCCCGGAAATCGACGAGAGCCGCACAGCCCTTGCAGGTGGCTCCTACGGCGGGTACATGGCGAACTGGATGGCCGGCCACACCGAAGACCGGTTCCGTTGCATCGTGACCCACGCCTCGCTCTGGGACACCACCTCGATGGGCCGCACCACCGACAATGCCGAGTGGGACCGGGCCATGGCGGAACAGTCAGCCGAGTTCTCGCCACATCTCTACGCCGAGCAGATCCAGGTGCCCCTGCTCGTCATCCACGGCAACCAGGACCACCGCGTCCCGATCGGTCAGGCACTGGAGCTCTGGCATGCCCTGCACACCCGGACCCCGCAGTTGCTCGACGACGACGGCGCCACCGTCCACCGTTATCTCTATTACCCGGATGAGGGGCACTGGATCCTCAAGCGCGGCAATGCCGAGTCCTGGTACCGCACCGTACTAGACTTCCTCGACGTCCACGTCCGCGGCGAAACGTCTACCCCGCCGGCCACACTAGGCTGA
- a CDS encoding DUF6504 family protein, with product MGMFTQSVAVSCTTTGMPLHVEVQGRSYTVAAPPRRWYERRRWWAEEYRAERGRGAGLVDHEVWRLQVRLSRARTAPLLTIDVAHHLDSGRWRLIRVHDAGALTLRETA from the coding sequence ATGGGAATGTTCACACAGTCGGTCGCCGTCAGCTGCACCACCACGGGCATGCCGTTGCACGTGGAAGTGCAGGGGCGCAGTTACACGGTGGCCGCACCGCCGCGGCGCTGGTACGAGCGCCGCCGCTGGTGGGCCGAGGAGTACCGGGCCGAGCGCGGCCGCGGTGCCGGGCTGGTCGATCACGAGGTCTGGCGATTGCAGGTACGGCTGAGCCGAGCCCGTACGGCGCCGCTGCTGACCATCGACGTCGCCCACCACCTGGATTCCGGACGTTGGCGGCTGATCCGCGTGCACGATGCGGGCGCCCTGACCCTGCGGGAGACAGCATGA
- a CDS encoding DNA polymerase III subunit alpha: protein MSPATASTPFPHLHVSSAFSAHYGVSWPQELVEAAAAQGAQTLACTDRDGLYGMAKHLSACLASGISPIVGVNVAVRWNEEQSAGRVVVLARGHDGGAGYHALVRLISAAHAHTRGGAAGGSPWVSLTELAEHMAPDPGAPRLLVLIGPDSDVGRMLGSRRYAAGRTRLKHWRKALPLGGVRVEVVSHLAAPGQRLSAAHAAKMFRVARELELPAVLTNAVRYASPDGAATADVLDAVRALSSLDTVADMQPNGQGWLKSTEAMHLLAREIVHDAGYGAREIQRLLEDTHATAEACRIDPAGDIGWGQPRVPEASVIGLEQHSYRELRERCLAGMGQRYPYLGPGTPAEASVLGRLDHELGIIQKLGFSSYFLTVAEVVSMIEQMNVRVAARGSGASSLVNHLLRISAVDPIEHDLIFERFLSQDRSTLPDIDIDVESARRHEVYDAIFARFGTERTSLMSMQNGYRARGAVRDAGLALGLESERVDEIAKQLWRFSASSFREAMERMPELRGFSDRLQQQRAQGDAQLDLLVDLTERLDRLPRHISMHPCGVILSDQTLLDRTPVQPSGIGLPMSQFDKHDMDPMGLLKLDVLGVRMQSTIAYTIQEIERTTGESIDLEQVRLDDEPTFEMIRTTHTLGCFQIESPGQRELLGKLGPTEFNDLIIDISLFRPGPMKSDMVRPFLDYRHGDDVAHYPHPDLRPVLEETHGVTVFHEQVLRTFDTMTGCGLARADEFRRAIGSSSEHQVEEFFRSEALKRDYPLDVIDAVWSTLQAFGSFGFCKAHGAAFAVPTYHSAWLKTHHPEAFFAGILEHDPGMYPRRLMVAEARRLGIPVLPVDINRSTQQMRMEWVPAHPEIEQSGRWGIRLSLTTVSGLSAAERQRLVAGQPYTSLADIRDRARPSRRNLERLAELGALDGLLPAGGASRTDLVHHLQLTHQRSSAPRTRPIEGQLSFELPDTELTALAPLFPDPTVAEQVRSELDLTAMDITGHLMHSHEPYLHALGVTPAEQLLSLRSQTRVLIAGVRVATQTPPMRSGKRVVFISVDDGTGVVDTSFFTEAQHQSGEMLFSARLMLIEGTTRRTGTRAVSVQAIRAWDLHQPHTLPDPDYLNSTRDQWTAWLCRDRAHAPDDVPHHATGSWPVKRGSLPAIPVPHPDTWEMLPTPDTLET, encoded by the coding sequence ATGAGCCCAGCCACAGCGTCAACCCCGTTCCCGCACCTGCATGTCTCCAGCGCCTTCTCCGCACACTACGGGGTGTCCTGGCCGCAGGAACTGGTCGAGGCTGCCGCAGCGCAGGGTGCCCAGACGCTGGCGTGCACGGATCGGGACGGGCTTTACGGCATGGCCAAACACTTGAGTGCATGCCTGGCCTCCGGAATCTCCCCGATTGTCGGGGTGAATGTGGCGGTGCGCTGGAACGAAGAACAGAGTGCCGGACGGGTGGTGGTGCTCGCCCGAGGCCACGACGGCGGGGCCGGCTATCACGCCCTGGTTCGGCTGATTTCCGCCGCCCACGCCCACACCCGGGGCGGTGCCGCCGGCGGCAGCCCCTGGGTGAGCCTGACCGAGCTGGCCGAGCACATGGCGCCGGACCCCGGTGCGCCCCGGTTGCTCGTGCTGATCGGCCCGGATTCTGATGTGGGCCGGATGCTGGGATCTCGGCGCTACGCGGCCGGACGCACCCGGCTCAAGCATTGGCGCAAGGCGCTGCCCTTAGGCGGGGTGCGGGTGGAAGTGGTGAGCCACCTGGCCGCCCCCGGTCAGCGACTCTCTGCCGCGCACGCCGCCAAAATGTTCCGGGTCGCCCGGGAACTAGAACTGCCCGCCGTGCTCACCAATGCGGTGCGCTACGCCAGTCCCGATGGCGCGGCCACCGCCGATGTGCTGGACGCGGTCCGGGCGCTAAGTTCCCTCGACACCGTGGCCGATATGCAGCCTAACGGCCAAGGGTGGCTGAAATCCACGGAGGCGATGCACCTACTGGCCCGCGAGATTGTGCACGACGCCGGCTACGGGGCGCGCGAGATTCAACGACTGCTGGAAGACACGCACGCCACCGCTGAGGCCTGCCGTATCGACCCGGCCGGCGATATTGGTTGGGGGCAACCCCGCGTGCCGGAGGCCTCCGTGATCGGGCTGGAGCAGCACTCGTACCGGGAACTGCGCGAACGCTGTCTGGCCGGGATGGGGCAGCGCTACCCATACCTCGGCCCCGGCACCCCCGCGGAGGCTTCCGTGCTGGGGCGCCTGGACCATGAGCTGGGGATCATCCAGAAGCTAGGGTTCTCCAGCTATTTCCTCACCGTGGCCGAGGTGGTCTCCATGATCGAGCAGATGAACGTCCGCGTGGCAGCCCGCGGCTCGGGGGCATCCTCCTTGGTGAACCACCTACTCCGGATCTCCGCGGTGGACCCGATCGAGCACGACCTGATCTTCGAGCGTTTCCTCTCCCAGGACCGTTCCACCCTGCCGGATATTGATATCGACGTGGAATCAGCCCGGCGCCACGAGGTCTACGACGCGATCTTCGCACGCTTCGGCACCGAGCGCACCAGCCTGATGAGCATGCAGAACGGCTATCGGGCCCGTGGCGCCGTCCGCGACGCCGGGTTGGCCCTGGGCCTAGAATCCGAGCGAGTGGACGAGATCGCCAAACAGCTGTGGCGGTTCTCTGCCTCCAGCTTCCGCGAGGCCATGGAGCGCATGCCGGAGCTGCGGGGATTCTCCGACCGGCTGCAGCAACAGCGCGCCCAGGGGGATGCGCAACTGGACTTGTTGGTAGACCTCACCGAGCGCCTGGACCGGTTGCCCCGACATATTTCCATGCACCCCTGTGGGGTGATCCTCAGTGACCAGACGCTGCTGGACCGCACCCCGGTGCAACCCTCCGGCATCGGACTGCCGATGAGTCAGTTCGACAAGCACGACATGGACCCCATGGGGCTACTCAAGCTCGACGTGCTGGGGGTGCGCATGCAGTCGACCATCGCCTACACAATCCAAGAAATTGAGCGCACCACGGGGGAGAGCATCGACTTAGAGCAGGTGCGACTCGACGACGAACCCACCTTCGAGATGATCCGCACCACCCACACGCTGGGCTGCTTCCAGATCGAATCTCCGGGGCAGCGGGAGCTGCTGGGCAAGCTGGGTCCCACCGAGTTTAACGACCTGATTATCGACATCTCCCTGTTCCGTCCCGGACCGATGAAATCCGATATGGTGCGGCCCTTCCTCGATTACCGGCACGGCGACGACGTCGCCCACTACCCGCACCCGGATTTGCGCCCGGTGCTGGAGGAAACCCACGGCGTCACCGTCTTCCACGAACAGGTCCTGCGCACCTTCGATACCATGACCGGGTGCGGGCTGGCCCGAGCCGATGAGTTCCGCCGCGCCATCGGTTCCTCCAGCGAGCACCAGGTCGAGGAGTTCTTCCGCTCCGAGGCTCTGAAGCGTGACTACCCGCTGGACGTCATCGACGCGGTCTGGAGCACGTTGCAGGCGTTCGGATCCTTCGGGTTCTGCAAGGCCCACGGGGCGGCCTTCGCTGTGCCCACCTACCATTCGGCCTGGTTGAAAACCCACCACCCGGAGGCGTTCTTCGCCGGGATTCTGGAGCACGACCCGGGGATGTACCCGCGCCGGCTCATGGTCGCCGAAGCCCGCCGGCTGGGCATCCCGGTGCTACCGGTCGACATCAACCGCTCCACCCAGCAGATGCGTATGGAATGGGTGCCTGCCCACCCCGAGATCGAGCAGAGCGGCCGGTGGGGCATCCGCCTGTCCCTGACCACCGTCTCCGGGCTCAGCGCGGCCGAACGCCAGCGACTGGTGGCCGGACAGCCCTACACCAGCCTGGCCGATATTCGTGACCGTGCCCGTCCCAGTCGACGCAACCTGGAGCGGCTGGCCGAACTGGGCGCCCTCGATGGGCTGCTGCCCGCGGGCGGGGCCTCGCGCACCGACCTGGTGCATCATCTGCAGCTCACGCATCAGCGCTCCAGCGCACCGCGCACCCGGCCCATTGAAGGTCAGCTGAGCTTCGAGCTACCGGATACCGAACTCACCGCACTGGCCCCGTTGTTCCCGGACCCCACCGTGGCCGAGCAGGTGCGCTCCGAACTGGATCTCACCGCCATGGACATCACCGGGCACCTGATGCACTCGCACGAGCCCTATTTACACGCTCTCGGCGTCACCCCGGCCGAGCAGTTACTTTCCCTGCGCAGCCAGACCCGCGTGCTGATCGCCGGGGTACGCGTGGCCACCCAGACCCCGCCGATGCGCAGCGGCAAACGCGTGGTCTTCATCTCCGTGGACGATGGCACCGGGGTCGTAGACACCTCCTTTTTCACCGAAGCTCAGCATCAGAGCGGGGAAATGCTGTTCTCAGCACGGCTGATGCTCATCGAGGGCACCACCCGCCGTACCGGAACCCGAGCGGTCAGCGTCCAGGCCATCCGTGCCTGGGATCTGCACCAGCCACACACGTTGCCCGACCCCGACTACCTCAACTCCACCCGGGATCAGTGGACCGCCTGGCTGTGTCGGGACCGCGCCCATGCCCCCGACGACGTTCCCCATCACGCCACTGGCTCCTGGCCCGTCAAACGCGGTAGCCTGCCCGCCATCCCCGTTCCACACCCCGACACCTGGGAGATGTTGCCCACACCGGATACTCTGGAGACATGA
- a CDS encoding AMIN-like domain-containing (lipo)protein — protein MTTHTPNRSWQPTRSRTAATALLTAAVLALSACTGADDPEESTPSTSEATASATASPTTEDTAAPSPSETTEETTSAAPDATETDTNPDGDDFTTGEQSTDNFPDTDTTSTGWFPTGVRASAHDGFDRVVIDHAGSGHPGFLAEYTTEALAPGSGHPADQDAPAYLAVHPVGLAGHEEINTDAALPNGYTVTELNTSVVTGVTTHLPFEAASSYYIGLDTERAYRVFTLDNPARLVIDIATD, from the coding sequence ATGACGACGCACACCCCGAACCGCTCGTGGCAGCCCACCCGCAGCCGCACCGCAGCAACCGCGCTGTTGACCGCCGCTGTCCTGGCCCTGAGCGCCTGCACCGGGGCAGACGATCCCGAGGAGTCGACCCCCAGCACCTCCGAGGCCACCGCGTCGGCCACGGCCAGCCCTACCACCGAAGACACCGCAGCCCCGAGCCCCTCCGAGACCACGGAGGAGACCACCTCGGCCGCTCCGGACGCCACCGAAACGGACACCAACCCCGACGGCGACGATTTCACCACCGGTGAGCAGAGCACCGACAACTTCCCGGACACCGACACCACCAGCACCGGGTGGTTCCCCACCGGGGTGCGCGCCTCCGCCCACGACGGCTTCGACCGTGTCGTCATTGATCACGCCGGCAGCGGCCACCCCGGATTCCTCGCCGAATACACCACCGAGGCACTGGCCCCCGGCTCCGGCCACCCCGCCGACCAGGACGCACCCGCCTACCTGGCCGTGCACCCGGTCGGACTCGCCGGGCACGAGGAGATCAACACCGACGCCGCCCTGCCCAATGGCTACACCGTGACCGAGCTCAACACCAGTGTCGTCACCGGGGTCACCACGCACCTACCCTTCGAGGCCGCCTCCAGTTACTACATCGGGCTCGACACCGAGCGAGCCTACCGAGTCTTCACCTTGGATAACCCGGCGCGCCTGGTGATCGACATCGCCACCGATTAA
- the thrS gene encoding threonine--tRNA ligase, with product MRVDGELQDLSRTLNDGAVIEGVDISDEDGLNVLRHSTAHVMAQAVQQLWPEAKLGIGPYITDGFYFDFDVENPFTPEDLKKIEKVMQKIINSNQTFARRVVTEDEAREAMSAEPYKLELLGKKNDAENAGEGASVEVGAGEITIYDNVDRKSGDAVWCDLCRGPHLPNTKLISNAFSLTRSAAAYWLGNEKNKQLQRIYGTAWPTKEALKAYQERIAEAERRDHRKLGSELDLFSFPDELGSGLPVFHPKGGIIRKEMEDYSRRRHTEAGYEFVYTPHITKENLYQISGHLDWYADGMFPPMHIDEQRDPVTGEITRQGQNYYLKPMNCPMHNLIFRSRGRSYRELPLRLFEFGAVYRYEKSGVIHGLTRVRGMTQDDAHIYCTREQMKDELTSTLNFVLDLLKDYGLNDFYLELSTKDNEKFVGTDEAWDEATRTLEEVATASGLDLVPDPGGAAFYGPKISVQARDAIGRTWQMSTIQLDFNLPERFDLEYQAADGSRQRPVMIHRALFGSIERFLGVLTEHYAGAFPAWLAPVQVRAIPVAEAFNDYLGEVVDKLRAEGIRVELDTSSDRFPKKIRTASKEKIPFVLIAGGEDAEAGAVSFRFRDGSQDNGVAVDDAIERIVAAVRDRQPSA from the coding sequence ATGCGTGTCGACGGCGAACTCCAGGACCTCTCCCGCACCCTCAACGACGGCGCCGTGATCGAAGGCGTCGACATCAGCGATGAGGACGGCCTCAACGTCCTGCGCCACTCCACCGCCCACGTCATGGCACAGGCCGTCCAGCAGCTGTGGCCGGAAGCCAAGCTCGGCATCGGCCCCTACATCACCGACGGCTTCTACTTCGACTTCGACGTCGAGAACCCCTTCACCCCGGAGGATCTGAAGAAGATCGAGAAGGTGATGCAGAAGATCATCAACTCGAATCAGACCTTCGCCCGCCGGGTCGTCACCGAAGACGAAGCCCGCGAGGCCATGTCCGCCGAGCCCTACAAGCTGGAACTGCTAGGCAAGAAGAATGACGCCGAGAACGCCGGCGAAGGTGCCTCGGTCGAGGTCGGGGCCGGTGAGATCACCATTTACGACAACGTGGATCGCAAATCCGGTGACGCCGTGTGGTGCGACCTCTGCCGCGGCCCCCACTTGCCCAACACCAAGCTGATCTCCAACGCTTTCTCCTTGACTCGTTCGGCCGCCGCCTACTGGCTCGGCAATGAGAAGAACAAGCAGCTGCAGCGCATCTACGGCACCGCCTGGCCCACCAAGGAAGCCCTGAAGGCCTACCAGGAACGCATCGCTGAAGCCGAGCGCCGTGACCATCGCAAGCTCGGCTCCGAGCTGGACCTCTTCTCCTTCCCCGACGAGCTGGGCTCCGGGCTACCCGTGTTCCACCCCAAGGGTGGCATCATCCGCAAGGAGATGGAAGATTACTCCCGACGCCGCCATACCGAGGCGGGCTACGAGTTCGTCTACACCCCGCACATCACCAAAGAGAACCTGTACCAGATCTCCGGACACCTGGACTGGTACGCCGATGGCATGTTCCCTCCCATGCACATCGACGAGCAGCGTGATCCCGTCACCGGCGAAATCACCCGGCAGGGGCAGAACTACTACCTCAAGCCGATGAACTGCCCTATGCACAACCTGATCTTCCGCTCTCGTGGACGTTCCTACCGTGAGCTTCCGCTGCGGCTGTTCGAGTTCGGTGCGGTCTACCGCTACGAGAAGTCCGGTGTCATCCACGGGCTCACCCGTGTGCGCGGGATGACCCAGGACGACGCCCACATCTACTGCACCCGCGAGCAGATGAAGGACGAGCTGACCAGCACCCTGAACTTCGTGCTGGACTTGCTCAAGGACTACGGGCTCAACGACTTCTATCTCGAACTGTCCACCAAGGACAACGAGAAATTCGTGGGCACCGATGAGGCGTGGGATGAAGCCACCCGCACCCTGGAGGAAGTGGCCACTGCTTCCGGTCTCGATCTGGTTCCGGATCCAGGAGGTGCGGCGTTCTATGGTCCGAAGATCTCGGTCCAGGCCCGCGACGCCATCGGTCGTACCTGGCAGATGTCCACGATTCAGCTGGACTTCAACCTGCCGGAGCGCTTCGACCTCGAATACCAGGCCGCAGACGGTAGCCGTCAGCGTCCGGTGATGATCCACCGCGCCCTCTTCGGCTCCATCGAGCGCTTCCTCGGTGTGCTCACCGAGCACTATGCCGGAGCATTCCCCGCATGGCTGGCCCCGGTGCAGGTGCGCGCCATTCCGGTGGCCGAGGCATTCAATGACTACCTCGGTGAGGTCGTGGACAAGCTGCGCGCCGAAGGCATCCGGGTAGAACTCGACACCAGCTCCGATCGATTCCCCAAGAAGATCCGCACCGCATCTAAGGAAAAGATTCCCTTCGTGCTCATCGCCGGTGGCGAGGATGCCGAAGCCGGGGCCGTGTCCTTCCGATTCCGTGACGGAAGCCAAGACAATGGTGTCGCCGTGGACGACGCCATCGAGCGCATCGTGGCCGCCGTGCGAGACCGTCAGCCCTCCGCCTAG